The DNA segment CGTATCAAAATCCTCATTCGCGTAGAACTCTATCCAAGGATAGAACGTGTGATTCGGTGTCGGCTGGTACTTTTTCATCAAGTGATTGCCGATTTCAACGTATGTCCAAGGGCATGGGAGTAATGCTGCCAGGATCTCACCAAGTCCGCCCATTTGCGCATGATACATCATGTGTTTAACGTAGTGGTCGGCTGTCGGCGGTAATGGGTAGCCTTGTAGTTCGTCATAACCTATCCCAACGACATCACAGAAGTTGTGGTGTGGATGTGTTTCACTGTTTAAAACAAATCCTACTTGCTCACTGAAATAACCCATGTCACGGCGTTCGGTTGACTTTGATATCGCGACACCATACACGTGCATAAAAGCGTTTAAGTATTCGTAATCCGCTTTAATATAGTGGGCTAGAGCTTGTTCTGGAACCTCACCCTTGCCGATCCCATCAACAAAAGGATGGTTAAAAATCGCTTCAAATAGTTCGTTATTTTCTTTTCTTAATGTTTCGGTAAATGTCATAAATTTTGCCTCCTTATTTTTAAGAAGGAAGCTACTAAGAGTTTTTGTGAGGCTACTTCCCTTTCGCTGGTATTACCCAGATCAGGTTCCAAGGGACTAAGGAAGAATCCTTATCTCAGCGCACTCGCGCCCCTAGTAGTTTCCGAAAGTTATAGATTTGGTTGTGGGATAGCGTTCGATTGACGCATTTTTGATACGACAAATCCGCCGATCAATGCGCCAGTTGTACTGCTGATAAGAAACGAGGGCAAAAAGGCTAGTGCTCCCACCGAACTGCCCATTAGTATGTTGGCATACGGCACGGAAAACATAGCACCTATCATGCCAGTACCAATCACTTCCCCAGCCGCTGCGGTCCAGGGCTTTTTAGACCATTTGTAAAAGTAACCTGCGAGCAAGGCCCCTATCATACCTCCCGGAAACGCAAGCAATGTTCCGAGTCCGAGTAGATTACGAAGCAGGCCGATCGTAAAAGCGATTCCGACTGCTGGGATCGGCCCAAGCGTGATGGCTGCCATCACATTGACGGCATGCTGCACAGGATAGGCTTTAGCAATACCAGCTGGAAACCAAAGCAACTGGGACCCAAGCGTTCCAATTGCTACAAATACCGCCATCGTCGTTAAGAGACGGGTTCGATTCACATTTTCTCCTCCTTTCATTAAGGGAGTGGATTGAACACTAAAAAAGCCAGATCCTAGAGTGGACCTGGCTTCGAGTGGATAAAGTCATAAGACATTTCGTCTGACTACTTCCCTCCGCTGGTGTTAACCAGATCAGGTTCATAAGAGTCGGAAAGCCTACTTGCTTTCCTCTCAGCCCACATTCGGGCCCCCCTAGTAGTTTTACTTCCTATTCGCTTGGTTGCTTTCATCATAACAAAGCATTTTACGTTTGTCACCGTTTACTCTTCTACTTTTTTTAGCATCCATAACCTGACACTAAGCTCAAGCAAAAACAAGTCATCCGAATTTAACAGTGATAATCCTGTTAATTGCTCAATGTTACGCAGTCTGTGGAGTAAAGATTGACGATGCAAAGTCAAGGCCCTCGCTGTTTGACTCACGTTACTGTTATATTTGTTATAAACGATAAACGTCTGAATGAGATCGGTCTGCCGCTTCTGGTCATATTCTATTAAAGGCTGCAGCGTATCTTTTACAATGCTTTCTATTTCTTTTTCATGGGATAGGGCCATGAGAAGTCTGTTCATTCGGGTATCACTAAAAAAGGTACGGTTTCCTTCCTCATGCTGTTGCTTTCCAATATTTAAAGCGGTTACGGCCTCTTCATAGCTTTGGTGGAAGGAAAGAAACCCTTTATTGTGAAAGGATATTCCCCAGGAAATATTTATTCCTGCAAGCAACTCATTTAATCGTCGTTCGATAAGGTCTAGAAATTGATTACTTGTTTCCACATAAGGATGGCTATCTGCCTCCAAGTAGACAATTACTTCTCCATCCTCAAATGTCGTCATCGTTCGCCTTTTCAAGACCTCGCCAGCATGGGTGACCTCTTTTTGAATATAATAATTGCGACTGTGCATTGAAGAGGATAGTACTGAATGATCTGTTGATCCAATAAGGTTATCTACCTTTTTCTTGAAGCGGATAGAACCGACAAGACAAATGTATGGAAGAGTCAAATCATAGCCTAGCAATTGAGCTTTTGACAATATTTGTTTATCTAAGTTTATATCATTCTTGGCTAGATCCAATAAGAAATGATCTCTAAGCCGGATTTCTGTCATTTCAATGGCATCTTCTTTTACAAAATATAGAGCACTAGCTGTTAGCGCATGTTCCAGAATGTTTAGGACAGGCCATGTTAATTCTGCATCGTCTTTTGGCTGAAAGAGAAGGTAGCCTTGTTTTTTATGATTAGACAGGATAGTAAGTTGATAGCAGTATTGCTCACCGATCTTATATTCTTCAATGTAATGATAAAGAGGGTGGTCACGAAACGGTGTTCCCTCAGCCGGAATGAGTTCGTAATCCCCTTCAACTACTCCGTTCAAGACATCGATTATTCTCTGATCAAAATCATAATTAGCACGCAAAATTTTATTGTGGTCACTGATCGCGACAGGAATCCTCGAATGGTGATAAAGAATGGTCATGATCTCTTGCAAGCCTTTTCCATTTAGCACACAATTAATCAATTCTTGTCTGATTCCTTCGGCTTGCTTTTGTTCAGCTTCCTTCTCTTTGCTAATTTCAATTAATACATCCTGCAAAATATCTCCGAAGCGGACGTCCCATGGAATTTCGATGATGATAAAATCCTGGTCGAAAGCAAGCTGTTGAATGCGATCAGGAATCTTAAAAATGTGCCGTCCTGTAGCAAAGGCGAGTACAGACGCGCCCGATTGCATAACATCCTTTACATAGGTTTCTAAACAATTAGGGTCGTCGCCACAACCAATTCCTGTACTAAGTACAAATTCGTTTTTTCGAACAAAATTCTCTACCGGTGTTTCAATGACGGAGATCCACTCCACATGATTAGTTTCTACATGCTCTTGCCCTACATGGACTTTCGCCGACTTCATTACAGGTAATTGTAAGATATCCTTCACAGTTATTCCCATCCATCACACCCCGCAAGCTTATCTAGTTTTAATCAACTCACGCACCGTTTCATGGTCGACATTATTACCACTGACAATCACCACAACCGTACGCCCATCTCCACTCTCTTCTAATAGCAGCTGGCCGATTCCTGCACCTGCAGCTCCCTCTATCACCATTTTATGATGCTCCATCATAAACAATACCCCTTCTGAAATTGCCTTTTCAGAGAGCAGAAGGCTTTCATCCATATATTCCTGGGTTAATGAAAAGGTGTATTCGTTATGCGGCCCAATCCCACCTAACAAACTGTCTGCCAGCGTAGAGGACTCAGCCATTTTTACGGGGTGTCCTTGTTTAAGACTTTCATGCATCACAGCAGATTTCTCCATCGTAACACCAGTGACACGAATAGAAGACTCGATGGATTTCAACGTATAAGCAATCCCAGAGAGCAAGCCTCCACCTGAGAGCGGAACAATCACTTCGTCTATATTAGGACATTGTTCCATAACTTCAAGTCCAATCGTTCCCTGCCCTGCAATGATATCAAGGTCATCGAAGGGTTTTATCACAGAAACACCTTGTTCCCTTTCCAGCTGATAGCAATAGTCCTCGGCGTCATCCTGATTGTCTCCAACGACAATCACTTCTGCTCCAAGCTGCTTCAGCCTATTCACTTTTCCCTTAGGAACACGCGATGAGATGCATACGATTGAACGAACACCAAGCTGTTTTGCCACATAGGCAACAGCAATTCCATGATTCCCTGTCGAAAATGTCGCCACGCCTTTTTGCTGTTCTTTTAAAGAAAGAGAAAGGATTTTGTTGGCTGCTCCTCTTAGTTTAAAAGCCCCGTAGGCTGCTCGTTTTCAAGCTTTAGATATACATGATCTCCTGTGTGCTTCGACAATGGTTCAGAGTAAATGAGCCGTGTTTGGGCAGCAATACCAGTGATGCGCTGCTTTGCCTTCCAGATGCTCCTCAAGGATAGCTCTTTGCTCAAGGTGAAGCCCTCCCCTTGTTGATAAATTGGTCAGATTTTTCAGACAATGTAACATAAAAATAAAGATCATACCATAATGGTGGATGATCTCGGTTATTTTTTAATTAGAGATTGGATTATGACTTTTTGTAAATGGTGCAAATCACTCACTGATTCAATACTAGCGTGAAGTACTTGTTCGCGCGGCATCACTGCCCAGTCCAGATTGTACCCCGCTTCTAAAGCCAAACAGCGAATGAACTCACGCAAGCTTCGTCCATTACCCTCACGAAAAGGATGCAGTACATTCAATTCAGCCATGAAATAAGTAAGATGCTCAGCTAACTGCTTGCCTTCAGCCTGTTCCCAGTCAACTGCTATTAAGTCGGCGAAAATTGAATCAGACGCTTCCCGAATGAATGAGGCTTGAGCAAAGGAGAAACCATCTTTAGTAATGTTCTCCGTTCTTAACTCCCCAGCAAATGGATATAGATCTTTAAAAATATATTCATGGATTCTTTGCAGATGACGCAAATCAAATTCACCAAGTATAGGTGATTCTTGCAATTCAGACAAACGTTGTGTAGCTAACATCGTTTCCATACTTTCGAGTTGCCGGTCATCCATAAGATCATAATGATTGATCAAAATAGACGTGCCTGCATAACAATAGCGGGAGGATCCACTCCCATACCTTGAGTTAGGCATGGCGAGATAATTCCAGTGCCCGCTTTAAAAATTCCTTATGTGAGATTACACCGGTTAAACATTTCTTCACTAAGATTTCCTGCGCTTGATTTAAGCTTAAGCCCTCGATGGCCATTGAAGCTTTTGCAGAATGCATCAAGTGTTCTGCCTTCTCTTCGGAACGAACGTCCATTCATACACCCTCCGACTTTGTAATTCTATTATTAATTATACTACATTTCGGTATTAAAATACAGCCAATCGTTCGACAAAAACTGGCTGTTACAGGGTTATGAGGTCTTTTTCTTAGAGGTTGATTTCTTCGTCGTTTTCTTTTTAGGTTCTGCCTTTTTAGGTGCCACTTTCTTTTTATCTTTTGACTCATCAAGTGATTTTTCTAATGCTGCCATAAGATCTGTTACATTATCTGGACGTTTCTTGTCCTTAGCCGTTGTTACTTCTTCATTATTTCGTTTCGCCTCAATTAACTCCATCAAGGCCGTACGGTATTCATCATTATATTTTTCCGGCTCAAATTCAGCTGTCAGCTGATCAATTAAGGCTACGGCTGTATCTACTTCTTTTTTGCTTAACTCGGTTTGCTCAGGAACGTTAGGCACATCCGCAACATTCCTTACCTCATCTGGATAATGAATCGTCTCCATAATCAATGTATCTTGATATAATCTTACTATTGCCAACTGCTCCTTGGAACGGATAATGATTTTGGCAATACCTATTTTCCCTGTGTCTTTTAAAGCCTTTCTGAGGAGGCTGTAGGCTTTCGTCCCCCCACTATTTGGGGACATAAAATAACTTTTCTCAAAATATATCGGATCGATTTCTTCAAGCTTAACAAAATCAAGAATCTCAACGGATTTGTCCTCTTGTTCTTTCTTAAGGTTT comes from the Halobacillus shinanisalinarum genome and includes:
- the tenA gene encoding thiaminase II; translation: MTFTETLRKENNELFEAIFNHPFVDGIGKGEVPEQALAHYIKADYEYLNAFMHVYGVAISKSTERRDMGYFSEQVGFVLNSETHPHHNFCDVVGIGYDELQGYPLPPTADHYVKHMMYHAQMGGLGEILAALLPCPWTYVEIGNHLMKKYQPTPNHTFYPWIEFYANEDFDTLSMAMCDRLDELAEEASEVELRRMRDAFRKSCQLELNFWEMAYTCEEWPTGEAVSSK
- the thiW gene encoding energy coupling factor transporter S component ThiW → MNRTRLLTTMAVFVAIGTLGSQLLWFPAGIAKAYPVQHAVNVMAAITLGPIPAVGIAFTIGLLRNLLGLGTLLAFPGGMIGALLAGYFYKWSKKPWTAAAGEVIGTGMIGAMFSVPYANILMGSSVGALAFLPSFLISSTTGALIGGFVVSKMRQSNAIPQPNL
- a CDS encoding PucR family transcriptional regulator, translated to MGITVKDILQLPVMKSAKVHVGQEHVETNHVEWISVIETPVENFVRKNEFVLSTGIGCGDDPNCLETYVKDVMQSGASVLAFATGRHIFKIPDRIQQLAFDQDFIIIEIPWDVRFGDILQDVLIEISKEKEAEQKQAEGIRQELINCVLNGKGLQEIMTILYHHSRIPVAISDHNKILRANYDFDQRIIDVLNGVVEGDYELIPAEGTPFRDHPLYHYIEEYKIGEQYCYQLTILSNHKKQGYLLFQPKDDAELTWPVLNILEHALTASALYFVKEDAIEMTEIRLRDHFLLDLAKNDINLDKQILSKAQLLGYDLTLPYICLVGSIRFKKKVDNLIGSTDHSVLSSSMHSRNYYIQKEVTHAGEVLKRRTMTTFEDGEVIVYLEADSHPYVETSNQFLDLIERRLNELLAGINISWGISFHNKGFLSFHQSYEEAVTALNIGKQQHEEGNRTFFSDTRMNRLLMALSHEKEIESIVKDTLQPLIEYDQKRQTDLIQTFIVYNKYNSNVSQTARALTLHRQSLLHRLRNIEQLTGLSLLNSDDLFLLELSVRLWMLKKVEE
- a CDS encoding pyridoxal-phosphate dependent enzyme, with the protein product MLSLSLKEQQKGVATFSTGNHGIAVAYVAKQLGVRSIVCISSRVPKGKVNRLKQLGAEVIVVGDNQDDAEDYCYQLEREQGVSVIKPFDDLDIIAGQGTIGLEVMEQCPNIDEVIVPLSGGGLLSGIAYTLKSIESSIRVTGVTMEKSAVMHESLKQGHPVKMAESSTLADSLLGGIGPHNEYTFSLTQEYMDESLLLSEKAISEGVLFMMEHHKMVIEGAAGAGIGQLLLEESGDGRTVVVIVSGNNVDHETVRELIKTR
- a CDS encoding Fic/DOC family protein yields the protein MPNSRYGSGSSRYCYAGTSILINHYDLMDDRQLESMETMLATQRLSELQESPILGEFDLRHLQRIHEYIFKDLYPFAGELRTENITKDGFSFAQASFIREASDSIFADLIAVDWEQAEGKQLAEHLTYFMAELNVLHPFREGNGRSLREFIRCLALEAGYNLDWAVMPREQVLHASIESVSDLHHLQKVIIQSLIKK
- the ku gene encoding non-homologous end joining protein Ku, whose amino-acid sequence is MHTMWKGTISFGLVNIPIKLHAATENKDIKLRQLHEKCKSPIEYKRRCPVCEEEVNNEDIVKAYEYAKNKFVVLDPEDLENLKKEQEDKSVEILDFVKLEEIDPIYFEKSYFMSPNSGGTKAYSLLRKALKDTGKIGIAKIIIRSKEQLAIVRLYQDTLIMETIHYPDEVRNVADVPNVPEQTELSKKEVDTAVALIDQLTAEFEPEKYNDEYRTALMELIEAKRNNEEVTTAKDKKRPDNVTDLMAALEKSLDESKDKKKVAPKKAEPKKKTTKKSTSKKKTS